taaaaaaaaattctctcctcccatcattacatttttgcctggtgaactttaatcccagtagtcttGAAAACTCTTGAACTAAATGAaattttctttagagaaaatgctggacatttcagcttaaatttctaaatgttatattagttcaaattatctatatttactatagcttgtttggtctcttttatcggacacggtttgtcatgaaatacctgaaaaatgccgggtgcttcatgtccagctgtgtctggtgacagaataaatcagacaagctaaaataaattgtttactgcttgagctgttgcaatttctttctttttttgcactttaaatggatattgaaatgcctatttaagttatttcacagtaattattgttaaattatttcaatagttattttacagtcatataatccaggcaacactaacccaaatcaatatcgaatcggattgaatcaaatggtgataatcgattctgaatcttgacatttgaatcgatacccagctctacaCCACAGATTTGCCATCTCGGGAGACGTTACTGAAGCGCTTAAGTAGACTAAAACTATTTTACTGAACTCTGAAAGTTTGATCTACATGGAACagcttttatgaaaaaaatctggtgGAAGCTGCATCTTTCGACTACACTTATTTCCTAcatttgaattcatttttacCTTCGACCCCTTTTAGAAAGTGGAATAATACTGGAATTAAATCCTGCAAGACTTAAGAATCAGGATTTTGGTTTGGGAAAGACACTTGAAACTGACTCGCTTGCTTCTTCAGGCAAATATCTGAGTTTAACAGCATGTCAGTTTTGGGTAATGGTTGAGTCATTCATGCAGGACGAGGCAGCCTCAGAACAGAACACGTCCACTCCGGAAACCGTTTAAgaaaactgaacttttattgagAAAACTAGTCTGCAGGTTGAGAGGATGACAGCGTAGAGCAGAGACAGAGCAGGAATCCCCAAAGTCCCATTGCTGTACATTTGTTTGAGGGTTCCCGGCTCTGATCAGCAGCGGATGCCCATACCGATGGACATGAAGGTGCCGAAGGTCCCGCCGCTCTGCATCATGGTCTTGCCGACTCCTCCCATTAGCTCCCGGCCACGCATCCCGATCCTGGAGGCAGAAAGAGAGGCAGTTTGTTGATGACACGCTTGGCCTGCTGGTCTTCTGATTTCAAAGCCTCTCAAGCAACGATGCAACACCTCATTTCTTTCATAAAAATAATTTCACAGTTCATAAGCACAAGTCAGCGGATCAGTCCTACTGGAGGACTGTTTCAGTTAAACATCTCCACAGATGTGGCTGAGCAATCATGTGCACCAATCTATTACAATCATATATTTCCTGATTAAATGACATGAAATGCATCTATtaaaaaacaagaacagaaGCCCGGCTCTGGATCTTTGTCATACGTGAAGTTACTGTTGAAACAAAGATGGCTTGGTGGTTACCTGAGACAGGAGAAGGTGCCGAACATTGCCCCAGCAGCCATTCCTACAGCGAACCCCATCATGAAGCCCATCTTGACCCGATCGAAGCAGCTTGGCTGGGTCTGGCCGTACGGACCTACAGCTACCGGCATCTGGGAACGGGAAGGGGACGGTCAGACCAGGATCAGTTTATGGTTCCTGTTTCGGGTTGAATCTATTCCTCATTAATTCATCTCTCATGCTATCAGTTAAAAGTCTGTGGCTCACtgggtgggggaaaaaaaggtttgtGGTCAGGCTGCAACTGCCACTCTCTTATATTagattattttgttcattaaatccttacattttaatgatataaatatatgtgaaaacatacattttccatttactagtaataaaattaaagaggctaattttaaatttattCCCAAACTGTATTTAActcaaattaaaatgcacaaaatgtcaaaggatatctcttcaaaatgtccaagatgcaaaagaatcgatggaacatttgtgcatatgttttgggaatgtgatcttttaataagtttctggaaatcaattcattacttcacacaatcagttttagaaatgaattttgagttaagctccaatttgtatttattaaatgatacactggatcttcagttagaccggaaaaaaagcaggatattaattatgatcacatacttcgctaagaaatgcatacttttactttagaaagatgattcccctccaactttcaagttttttttttaatcaaagttcagttttttttaccatgggaaaaatacaaccgtggtcatatttttcaagaattttggtttctgttattttcaaaactggagaatttttccaaaggggaccaatgagtatctcgTGTGCGTGTGCACCAGagttgtacaaaaaaaaaaaaatcaggggggatggtggattttatcatatggggacagataatttatgctgattacaaataatataatatattacaaataatagcactgaccaaaacacctgcaggaataacatagcagcagttaaatgcagccttctgtaagctttaaatatccactgggcttacatcaaatacatcaaaacacaataaaaaactgttttctgaacttatcaatatgactctgtccttcacaggataagtaaaatggatcactgcaaaaactcaaaatcttaacaagaatatttgtcttatttctagttaaaatatctcaatttagtaaaaaaaatctcattacacttaaaacaagactcatcacaattttcacctgtttcaagtaaattttcacttggaagtggaacaagatttttttgcttataataagatgataaatcccactggcagattttcctacttatttcaagtgaaaatttacttgaaacaggtgaaaattgtcaaataagttatttttctggtgttatttttctggtgatgactctaaatgttgaaatatcagtaaaaccacattcattgatgaaatgacataagggatggaaacgggggatggcagttttacagggggatgattttgactgtatttatttcagggggggatgccatcccccctcaagtccagtactgtatatagtttgatatcgctgttgctgccattattattattattatttttttaatatttatttaattttgttttcccttaatgtatgattatttttttaaataaaaaatgttaatgagaaactacaaaaaaaaaaaacctttatttaagGAAGACTTGGGTTTATTTTTCCACTGAGCTAATACTAAAGTGGTTACATTTTAAtagtccatatatatatatatatatatatatatatatatatatatatatataatttccaTCCTATATCCTGCACAGTAAACATAAGCTCATGATGACAGTTTCCCTCAGATCCACTCATGTGTGACACCTGTAATTTACAGCTTCGGTGCTGCGGTAACATTGCATCATTTTAGATttcattttaaagtttttgcacCAACTgttgagtttttatttcagactcATTAGACGAATTATATTCTTGAATTCTTAGCTTTTCTTGTTGATTACTTAAAAAC
This genomic window from Cololabis saira isolate AMF1-May2022 chromosome 8, fColSai1.1, whole genome shotgun sequence contains:
- the romo1 gene encoding reactive oxygen species modulator 1, with protein sequence MPVAVGPYGQTQPSCFDRVKMGFMMGFAVGMAAGAMFGTFSCLRIGMRGRELMGGVGKTMMQSGGTFGTFMSIGMGIRC